A genomic region of Jaculus jaculus isolate mJacJac1 chromosome 10, mJacJac1.mat.Y.cur, whole genome shotgun sequence contains the following coding sequences:
- the LOC123463972 gene encoding collagen alpha-1(I) chain-like produces MILEANLITQLSGYVVFVIPSDLLDWSNLQKRKKKKIKGQPGKSPEKNYLKKRSSPCLGPPSQRREDDNVRGRRGFKAAGEEAGAQDAGAPRAALGEEDGPELPSQPLRAPHAPGPEGKVPKQPQGTTKPNPAGLSCTRGRRGEPGRSGGGGRAGAPAEAGEARAAALAAAAALAAAAAAAALRYWGRRSRCDRGGRGWG; encoded by the exons ATGATTCTAGAGGCAAACCTAATCACCCAGCTGTCAGGCTATGTGGTGTTTGTGATACCATCGGACCTTTTGGACTGGT ctaacctgcaaaaaagaaaaaaaaaaaaaatcaaaggtcaGCCAGGGAAGTCACCAGAGaagaattacttaaaaaaaagaagctcccCATGCTTGGGGCCACCCTCCCAGAGAAGGGAAGACGACAATGTCCGGGGAAGGCGCGGGTTCAAGGCGGCTGGGGAGGAGGCGGGCGCGCAGGACGCCGGGGCTCCCCGCGCTGCCCTAGGGGAAGAGGATGGGCCTGAGCTCCCCAGCCAGCCTCTGCGAGCCCCCCACGCTCCAGGCCCGGAGGGAAAAGTTCCGAAGCAGCCCCAGGGGACCACAAAGCCCAATCCTGCCGGGTTGAGCTGCACTCGGGGGCGTCGGGGAGAGCCGGGCCGTTCCGGGGGCGGGGGACGCGCAGGGGCTCCCGCCGAGGCCGGAGAGGCCCGGGCCGCCgccctcgccgccgccgccgccctcgccgccgccgccgccgccgcggccctGCGTTACTGGGGGAGACGGAGCCGCTGCGACAGGGGAGGACGCGGCTGGGGCTGA
- the Gpr85 gene encoding probable G-protein coupled receptor 85 yields MANYSHAADNILQNLSPLTAFLKLTSLGFIIGVSVVGNLLISILLVKDKTLHRAPYYFLLDLCCSDILRSAICFPFVFNSVKNGSTWTYGTLTCKVIAFLGVLSCFHTAFMLFCVSVTRYLAIAHHRFYTKRLTFWTCLAVICMVWTLSVAMAFPPVLDVGTYSFIREEDQCTFQHRSFRANDSLGFMLLLALILLATQLVYLKLIFFVHDRRKMKPVQFVAAVSQNWTFHGPGASGQAAANWLAGFGRGPTPPTLLGIRQNANTTGRRRLLVLDEFKMEKRISRMFYIMTFLFLTLWGPYLVACYWRVFARGPVVPGGFLTAAVWMSFAQAGINPFVCIFSNRELRRCFSTTLLYCRKSRLPREPYCVI; encoded by the coding sequence ATGGCGAACTATAGCCATGCAGCTGACAACATTTTGCAAAATCTCTCACCTCTAACAGCCTTTCTGAAACTGACTTCCTTGGGTTTCATAATAGGAGTCAGTGTGGTGGGCAACCTTCTGATCTCCATTTTGCTAGTGAAAGATAAGACCTTGCACAGAGCaccttactacttcctgctggaTCTTTGCTGTTCAGATATCCTCAGATCTGCaatttgttttccatttgtattcaaCTCTGTCAAAAATGGCTCTACCTGGACTTATGGGACTCTGACTTGCAAAGTGATTGCCTTCCTGGGGGTTTTGTCCTGCTTCCACACTGCTTTCATGCTCTTCTGTGTCAGTGTGACCAGATACTTAGCCATTGCCCATCACCGCTTCTATACAAAGAGGCTGACCTTTTGGACGTGTCTGGCTGTGATCTGCATGGTGTGGACTCTGTCTGTGGCCATGGCGTTTCCCCCAGTCTTAGATGTGGGCACCTACTCATTCATTAGGGAGGAGGATCAGTGTACCTTCCAACACCGCTCATTCAGGGCTAATGATTCCCTAGGATTTATGCTACTCCTTGCTCTCATCCTCCTCGCCACACAGCTTGTCTACCTCAAGCTGATATTCTTTGTTCACGATCGAAGGAAAATGAAGCCAGTCCAGTTTGTAGCAGCGGTCAGCCAGAACTGGACCTTTCATGGCCCTGGAGCCAGTGGCCAGGCTGCTGCCAATTGGCTAGCAGGATTTGGAAGGGGTCCCACACCACCCACCTTGCTGGGCATCAGGCAAAATGCAAATACCACAGGCAGAAGACGGCTGTTGGTGTTAGACGAATTCAAAATGGAGAAACGAATCAGCAGAATGTTCTATATCATGACTTTTCTCTTCCTAACCCTGTGGGGTCCCTACCTGGTGGCTTGTTATTGGAGAGTTTTTGCAAGAGGGCCTGTAGTACCAGGGGGATTTCTAACTGCCGCTGTCTGGATGAGTTTTGCCCAAGCAGGAATCAATCCTTTTGTCTGCATTTTCTCCAACAGGGAGCTGAGGCGCTGTTTCAGCACAACCCTTCTTTACTGCAGAAAATCCAGGTTACCAAGGGAACCTTACTGTGTTATATGA